In Phaseolus vulgaris cultivar G19833 unplaced genomic scaffold, P. vulgaris v2.0 scaffold_124, whole genome shotgun sequence, the following are encoded in one genomic region:
- the LOC137817541 gene encoding uncharacterized protein gives MTDLPIHKVLQKPDIARRMVRWSVELSEFDIHYKPRGPIKGQVYANFVVKLVSGDPHPDPKGFWWILSVDGSSNQQGSGARVILEGPNGLLIEQSLKFTFKASNKQVEYEVLIAGMLSSQELGAQNLLVKIDSLLVTEEVMGKYQANDPQLAAYLKYVMLL, from the coding sequence ATGACTGATCTACCTATCCACAAGGTTTTACAGAAGCCTGACATAGCAAGACGCATGGTACGGTGGTCGGTCGAACTGTCTGAGTTTGACATCCATTACAAGCCCAGAGGGCCGATCAAAGGCCAGGTATATGCCAATTTCGTGGTTAAGTTGGTGTCTGGGGATCCCCACCCAGATCCCAAAGGCTTTTGGTGGATATTGTCAGTAGATGGTTCCTCCAATCAGCAGGGTAGTGGAGCTAGAGTTATCttagaaggacccaacggcctgttgattgaacaatctttgaaaTTCACATTTAAAGCTAGCAATAAGCAGGTCGAGTATGAGGTGCTGATAGCCGGGATGCTGTCGTCCCAGGAGTTGGGAGCTCAGAACTTGCTGGTGAAGATCGACTCTTTACTTGTTACTGAGGAGGTTATGGGAAAATATCAAGCTAATGACCCGCAATTAGCAGCATACCTTAAGTACGTCATGTTGTTGTAA